In Rhodamnia argentea isolate NSW1041297 chromosome 1, ASM2092103v1, whole genome shotgun sequence, the genomic window aaacttgatacttaaatgatcaaaaaaatatttcacatCAAAGTAAATGTCATGcacaaattttgtcattttttgtgcCCTTCTACCTATGCATTCTAAGtacctcaattttttcattCAATACTACAtcggaaattttcaaaattgataggCGTCTGCAATGTGCCAAGCccttccttttaaaaaaaaacttttttcttaatatttttaatttcttagcttattttttaaattaaattaaatttttttaaaataatttaccctttaaaaaatcaatccacATCGACTCCATGTGCCAAccttaacccaaaaaaagaaaagaaaagaaaaagacagaaaatatcgacaataattcaaaacataaaaaaattgtcacgtccGCGCCGCCCGATGTGGACATTAGCGGTCTAGCCAAAGTTGATCAAacagactgaattggtacaaatatacaaaagattaggattcaattagcaatatatataaattgacacaattataataggtttacgattatttttgtcatttcctccCGTCTTTGATTCATCGAAAGCCTTTAGCACTTCTGTTTactttcatttgcttcatttCTGCCGAGtacttccattttttctcccTTAGGGAAAACAGTGCGACGTTTCCAATCAAATGTGGGAGAAACTGAACGATAAAGGTCGTGCGGTATCCAATGACTGGGTCCAAGAGCAGTGAGAGGAAAGGGTAACAATTATACATGCTGCATCCCCACGAAAGTTCGTCTGACTTTGAAGATGTGACTTTTGGCTTTTTCTATGCGTCGCCTGCCAAACGCCGGTGTATTGGAGAAGGGCATCTCGGAAGCGAACGGCTTCAAATGACAGTAAGCGATGAAGTTGAAGAAGCAATCAGAAAATTGCGAACAGCCTCATCATCTTTGACCACACAAGTTATGAGTTGGAACTTGTCAtccaatttttagaaatatCTGGCACAATAGACATTGATCCATTTTCTATATAAATATAGAGGCTGCATTTGGTTCGACTTTGGAAATGAGCTCAGGGAAAATGCGAAGACCCTTAGCCTGATGGGCTTTGAAAAAATGCGAATTGTGTTTGATAAAATATTCATTGTAAAGTAATCATGAGTTAAgtagtaaaaaaattgcaaagaactTTTGgctgtaatttttatttttgtattaaaaaaatcaaacccttcTGCGAACGGCTCAAGCCACCACCGGCCAAGGTCGAAGGAAGTGTTTTGAGTTTATATCAGCCTCGAGATAAGCAAAGGAAATCAGGCCATAAAATTGACCAGTGCCCGTTGGGAGCAAAGGACACTGTTTAGTGGTGTTGGATGATAAAATAGCCTAAGATTGCATGGACAACATTTTGGAAAGATTGAGAATCGGTACTCAAAAGACGTTAATCAGACATTTAGCATAACCAAGTCTCCGGTTAGGAGGAAGTGAAGTGTCCTTCCGCGCTTCACTTGGCTCCTAGCCGGCTCAAAATAGGTTAGTGGTGACTCTTTGATTTGATacgaaattaattaaataaatttgcttGTCCAAATAAGAAGTTTATAGCAACATAGGCTAAAAATGGTCCAGTGGtagcatgaaaaatgaatctttTCTCATACACAATCAGTACATTGCTACAGAAACATGGCCACAACACGGCGAGCAAACTGGAATTCCAAATTCGTATCTACGATACTAATTCTTCCCCAATGATTCTGTATctcttccataaaaaaaaaaaaaaaaacataagagttCACAGCTTAAAGTGTCTGAGAGGGGAAGTTCCATCAAGGCCATGTTCCTTGAAGTAGACAAGGTAGTCCCTCACTGTGGTTTCTCTATAGCTTGGCGGATTGTCCTCGGACAAGAGCTCCCTAATCGGCCCGAAAAGCTTTGACGACGGCTGGAAGCTTGTGCTGAAAAAGCACGCCACCGATATTCTCGGGCCCGCCGGGTTCGCCACCACTCTGTGCTCCACGCTTTTGAACCTGTCGTTCGTTATAagctgaaaggaagaaaaaagagggacAGACATCATCAGCATCCACCCCATTATCATGGTGCTGGCGAAGAGCAACAAGTCCCCCAGTCATAATGTATCTCCCCAGATCCCCCAGGACATCGCCTATGTTTTTCACATCAATTTCTGAACGCAGACCGTGCACTCGTAATGCTCGGTCAATACCCTTCGAAACCAACTTCAGGTGCGATTTTCCCCACAGACAACCGATGCGGTGGCGGCGTCGTTGATCAGAGAGGTCGCTTCCAAATTATCAGATGTTTTGCCTAGTATAGCCAAATATAAGAAACATGGTCGAATCGAATAAAACAGCAACAGGACTTGCCTGTAGGAGGTCGCCAACATTGACCACCAGAGCTCCAGGGACAGGAGGGACATCGACCCAGCGATCGTCGTGAAGGACTTGGAGGTCTCCGATGTGGTCTTGCAGGAGCACTGTGAGGAAGTCGTTGTCGGAGTGCTTGCTCGTCCCCATCGTCAGCTCGGGCTGCGGGCATGCCGGGTAGTAGTGGCATATGACCACCAGGCCCTCAGTGCAGTTCATCTCCTGGAGGCGGTCCGGCCTCAGCCCGAGAGACTCGGACAAGAGCTCGAACAGCAGCACGCCTAAGCTCATTACTTGCTTGGAGTAGTCTATCACTATGTCCCTGCAATTTTAGTCATGAAAGTTATTAAGACTAGATCCaacttataaattataatcttattgttattttttcagGTTCTTTCAGGTTAAATAGAATTGAATTACATAAAACGAAAAATATAGAACAAAAGTCACCTCAAAGCGGAAAAGGTTATTTTGTCTCTGTGGGAAAACAACATATTTTAACGTCGCAGGTGAAAATGGCATGGTCGCCTCCGGGACCGAAGGCCTCGCCTGGTCACACGCTCACATACCTGCAAACCTCCGGTAGCTCCTCTGGCGACGGCGGGCTCGGCGCCATGTAGCTGAAGAAAGTGTCTCTCCAGTTCGCCACCGATGCTGTGTACAGGTCAAAATTGCTGTTGTACACCACCTTCCTCGTTATGTCCCGTGTGTAAAATACCTTCTTTGCCTCGTTGTCTTGCTCGTAGAACCTCCTCACCCCCTCCTTCATCTCCTCCATCACGGTCGCCGGAACCCCGTGATTCACCACCTGGAAGAACCCCAGCGTCTCCGACGCGCGTCGCATCCTCTCCATCGCCTCCTTCCTCTTGGCCGGGTCTCGTTCGATTCCGCCTAGGTCGATGATCGGGACGCTGAGATTCTCGGAGCTGCTGCCCGATTCGGAGCTCTTTTCGGATGTCTCCTGCGGTCGGATGAAGATTCGGGGGATTTCGGTGATTCCGGCGTCGACGAGGCCTTTGACGCCGGCTTTCGAGTCGTCGAACGCTTTCAGCTCGCTCGCTCCGTCGTAGCTACGTTCGCCGGAGTCGGAGGCCAAATCGATGGTAGTcattgttcctctctctctctctctctcctgcaatTCAATGTCACTGTGAATGTGAAGTTTTGTGAGTTAGGATTATGAATTGAATGTTGTGGAGACGTAGCAACTTCTTTATAGCtgagagatggagagaagagAACAGTGATATCACATTGGGAGGATTTGACTTTGGAATAATGAGGCCCATAACAATGGAGGGAGAAAGTCATACTTTATGAGCTACCCACTTGCTGGGAAAATGACAACGCCGTTTAATAATGGCTGATTCTTTGGGGGACCAGGCGGCTAGTAcacaagttttgcaatttatggAAAAGAAATCTGTTAGGATAGAGTTGAACATCGACGGATGATAGGACTATCTGATGTTGTTGTAGCCCTTGGATCAATCATTGCATCATCCTAATGCGTTGCTAActcaattcgatcaattaaGTTTTAGTTTTAGATATCGTCGAGTCATAATGGAAACCTactgtttcatagaaaatcgaAGTGTACATAGATTTTTGCTTTGCGGTTGATTCCGGTTATTGTCATAGAGCGAGTTGAAGGCACGCAAGAATTCCGCTTTTTATCCTTGCTGGCAATATACAAAGTGAAATTtgaagctgaaccaaacagaaaTGTTGCCGAAAGTGCAATTTTTTCTCATGGTAGATTAGTGTTTTAACTGTCATACGAATATTCAAGACAGTTTCACGGATAGTATGTTTCTTTCCATTTAAGAGGGGTATGTGTtaatcttcctctccctctgttttgtgttcttttttaaGTTCTGCTTTTGTTTGAGAAGGACCTCGGTTTTTGAGAGTTGTGTTGCTGCTATCAAATGAAGCAATATAAGCGTTAGTTACCAAACAGTGAAGAAAGGCAATCCTGTTCTTTGGTAGTTTTACATCGATGAACCCACGGACAgacttttattttcaaattcaaacttgaagaaAACCATGTAAAAAGTTGCCCGTGCGCTAACACCATGAAGAGAAATCCCACACCATGAATATCCTTCGCCCATTATCTCTTTATCTTCCTGTTTACAAAGTTTACAGCTTGAAATCGGGAAGGGCGGAAGTTCCATATACGCCTTTGGAAATGTAATTTGCTGTGTAGTTTGGAAGTGTAGTCTCCTTGTAAATCGGTGGGTTGTCTACTGATGTTAATTCCTTGATGGGTCCATACAGCCTCGATGATGGCTGAGGAGTGTGGCCAAAAAAGCACGCCACCGACACTCTTGGGCCTCTCTTGTTTGCCATGACTCGGTGCTAGGACCCTCATTGACCGCTCCCGTGAACAGATCTGCACATACATCTCTCTCGTTTAGACAATTTTGAACCTGTCAATGTGCAGCTAGCATGGTACAACCAAGTTTGGATTAGTCAAATAGCTCTGTTACTATACTTGATGCACAAGGCATTTGGGAATGGTAAATGCAGATTCCTCCTACCAAAGAAAAGTGCAGATTATGAAGACATTATGTTATTGCTACGGGGAAGATGCCATAGTAAATTCTCAAGAGCTCTTTAACTAGCTTAGCATATGAAAAAGTGCAGCAATATGGGCGAGAAGAGGATCGCAGTGTGTCAACCAATCAAAACACGGTTTCGGAGAAGTTTGGAAATGAACAGTGATATCCGGCCAAAGCTACTTACCCGCAGAAGATCTCCGATGTTGATAACTAGTGCTCCAAGAATTGGAGGAACGTGGATCCGCTGGTTCTCATGAAGCACttgaagtcctccaatttgatcttggaggagaATCGTGAGGAAGTCTTTGTCTGATTGCTTTGTCACACCCATGGTCAACTTGGGTTGGGGGCATGGCGGACAGAAGTTGCACATGATCAAGTCTCTCTTTCCACACTCCATCTCCTTCAAGTGATTTGAGCGGTGTCCTAGAGCTTCTTATAAGAGCTCAAACAGGACGAGCCCGGTCTCGTCACATGCTTTGAGTACTCCATCAGCATTTCTCTGCCAAAAAATTTTCGAAGCATCAGAAAACTGAAATAGAGCTGCCTTAAAAGTATGGTTGGATGGATTCCCAGAGAACAACATAAAGTGTGTTGCTATTACGTATCAATTCGAGGGCAAACGCTTGGTGCTGCTATTGCTAAAAcgcaaataaaggaaaatcagGTTCAATGTCAATTTAGAAGTGAAACTAATCAATCATTGAGGATCACTTTACCGATCCGTTTCGTTGATTAAGACTCGATGCAAGGTTATCTGCCATGATGTGCAGTGGAACCTAGGCGAGAAACGTCATACGCATTCGGCGGCGGGAATTGCTTTACCCGATCGAACGAAGGACGGGGCACTTTCATTTCCCGAGTTTTCAACCCCTATTCCCACCGTTTTAATGGAAATGTACTTGAATAACTCAAGTTTCATACACTTGCTAGTTTCGCCCCTGattaaaggaggaaaaaaaaggctatTTAGTATTATACACTGAAAAGCTGTTACCTTGCACCAATGTGAACTACTTCAATTCTTCCGCGAACTATCTTTAGTGATTCACTTTGCGAATTTGTTCATGAATTTTACCTTTACGAAAGGTGAAAGCGCAAGAGAAGCCATTGGCTCACCTGAAAGCTTCGGGCAACTCTTCGGGCTGGGGAGGCTCCGGTCCCATGGAACAAAATATCTTGTCCCTCCAATCCATGGTTACCGAATTAGAAAGGGCCATGTTGCTGTTGTATATGACCCTCTTCGTAAAATCTCCGGTGTAGAATCCTTTCTTGGCCTCGGTCTCCTGTTAGAACAACCTGCGTGACCCCTCTCCTCTATCACCTCCTCCAAGAGGCTTTCGGGGACCCCATGGTCGATCACCCGGAAGAAACCCCATTTTTCCAGTGCTTGCCCAATATTCCGCACCGGCTCGTGGCAACGGGCAGGCCCACGTTCATGCACCCTAGGTCGATCACTGGGATGTCTAAGCGATCCTTGCTGCAGGCCACGCTATTGGGCGGCCGGATGAAAATCCGGGGCTTTGGCAATCGCAGCATCCACGAGGCCTTTGGATCCAGCCTCCATATCATCGAACGCTCTAAATTCCTTTGCTCGCTCATGTTCGGGATCTGCACTAGTGACCATTGTGTGTGCCTGCTACCGGGTATTACCGTACTTGCGCGAGTTGGGTCTTGATGAAGTTCACTTTACGTGGTTATTTAGTGAGGATATTGGATGTCCGTCATTGTTGATTTAGAGAAGAAGCCCAACACGAGGGACATGAAGGTTGTCGACAAATGAGTTTTCCTTTAAGTGGAAGTTGCCTCAAGATTTATGTCAAACAAACACTCGAAGTTGCAACATAAGAATTCCTTGTTTCTCGACTATGACAGCATTTGTCGCCAAATCCTTGAAAGCACTTGTTAATGATCATATAAATGTATTAATTAAAAACCAtaagtaattaattaatttcctatcaagagaaaacccaaaattatttCCTTCATTCCTTACAAGAGAGTtctattttctacttttatgcAGAAACGTGATTGGTGCACTCTATATCGGAAGAGCTCATAAATTAATAACTAATTATGTAGTGACTAATTAAAGTTGTAGCAATTCCAAAACTGGAATCCTATACGTGAAAGATCATGTAACATATTCCTATTTTCCACATATAAGTTGACCCTTGAGAAAAGAATTATAAACGCAACAATCTAATCAGTCAGCCCTATGTTAACTATCATGACATTAAAGCAAATgtaaaatatcatcaatttcagccgcaaaattaagttaaaatatTCACAATGTTGCAATACTTTTATTTATGtagtatatgaaaaaaattctggaaacATATGAGTGTGTAACTGATATATTTGAGGCTACTTAGATATGCACCGTTGCGGGATAATATTCGCCGGGTCCCGGCGACCCCCGCCAACTATTCCCCCCACCTTGGCCGACCCTCCTCGGCGAGGGCGGGGCGGTAGCGAGGGCTACAGATGAGCTTACTTGTTTATGAAGTTGCCGCCTTCCTCGAGTGGTCATTATGCTATTAATTCGGAGTGCAATCCAcgaaatttgtttggtcaaaatcTGATATGACACTAGCTTTTGAAAGAATATTGCTAGGAGTGTCCTGATATGTTAAATATTCCTTTTCAGGGCGGCATGCTTTGTTCGTAGGAATCCTTGATATTGGCTGAGACGCTCGGATGCATGGTATGGACTGGTTTCAGAGTGGAATCCATATTGGTAGCAGCAGGTAGTACAAGGACTCTTGCACGCTATTCTTTTCCTCTGCTGCAAGTTATGCCATTTCATCTGGTGGATTAACTGAGGATGAAGTAACATTATGATGCCGTTGGACTTGCTATATATTTGTCCCCGAAGTTGATCATCAGGGTCGTCCTTCCCAAAACTTCGGTCCGTGGAAGTATGGGGCTGTCCCCATTTGACTTTCCTGCCTCCATTCCCCCAGGTGGAATACTTGAACATAGATAGCACGAGAATGGTGGGACAACAATTGATGGCCAATCCAAATTACCCATCAGAAGCAGCAATGGGGTCCACATCCAACCCTTTCTCTCAATTAAGGCGACTCCATCTTGCTACTGATGCGGATTTGGAGCCCTCTATGCTCGAGACTCTATTCCAATTGGCCAGTAATCTCAAGTCCATGAGACTCTACACGTTCAACCTAATGAGTCTTTCTCGTGGCATACAGCACCTTTCCTCGCTCCAGGAGCTCAACATTTGTAGTTCTGTAGGAATCGATTTATCGTGCCAAGAAAACGAGCATGGCACCCTATGGCGATTCCTTACGAAGCTACGTGTCCTTAAAATCTCGTATCTTATGGATTTGGTGGCATTGCCCGAGGGGATTCAACATGTCACAGCTCTACAATCTCTCGAAATTCATCACTGTCGGCAACCGAGGAGTTTGCCTGAATGGATTGGAAATTTATCTTTGCTCGAAAAGATTGTATTATCTAACTGTGAAAGTTTAGAGCGTTTGCCATTTGAGATGCGCAACCTCGCACGCTTAAAGGAAATACGAATCTGCAATTGTCCTGCTTTGAAAGAGAGTTGCCTAACAGATGGCCACGAAGATTGGCCAAGGATTGCGCACATTCCAGTTATTGTTTGGGAGGATGGATCGGACGATGGGATATATGGACATGGGTGCAATTACGCTTAAACGAGATTTGTGCCATACCTGCAAGATAATGATCACATCAATCActcgagttaaaaaaaaaaaaatagaagatacCCTAATTCACTTGACAAGGTTGGAATCAAAAGTGATTTCGATTGAGAGTCCGAAAGATGCCAAGCTTCTCGCGAGCTGTCCACTCGATGCCCTTGTCAAATTATTCAAATACCACGCGAGAAGTAGATTGAAACATTTTCCTCGTCGCCACAAAGCAATGTCTTGACATTAACTCGCTCGACCGGCCATGGTGGTCACTTGAGGCCAATGAGTTCATGACACCATGTTTTCTGAGCTTGTCCCTCTGATCCTGACGTGATGGGATCGTGCGATCGTGAAGTGGGCCGCTCCAAAGAGACGAGGGCGATAGCAAGAGACATAAAGATAACGCCCCTCTTTCAACATCTCTCTCGCTCCCATGCTGCACCGGCGAAATTGTCTAGAAAGTCATAAAATTATCGcgcttttactaattcagtcctaaagcttttgatttttctccagAGGCCTGGGCATCCCTCGTCTTTGCATAGTGACCTCTGTCACAGTCATCAACAAGGCCCCGCGATGGCCGACAAAGGGAAAAGCGGGGGGAAAAAagtaaacaagaaaaggaaaacagaagagagggaaataaataaataaaattattcaaaaaataataaaattttacttttcattATCTACGTCGTTGTCGGTCATGTCGCGCCATGTAGAACGACcgggcatccacgtcagcagtTTCTAGCTAAAATGAGGCGGATCGACCCAATTGGCAAatcgtgaaaagatttaggactcaattgttaaaattaaaaagcttTATAAGacttgaattggcaaaagtgtaataaatttaggacttcttAGGATAATTTTCCCTCTTGATGGGATCGCGATTGTGTGAGCGTGAAGCGAGCCGCTCCAAAGGGATCAGGGAAAACAGATAAAGATAACGGAGCAcgactcctcttcttcttcgtcttcttcttcttcttgctgttGAAGATCAGTAGCCGAGAGAGACGCAGCTCGTGAGCATCGAAGGAAGCAGAGAGCAACGTGAGCTTGAGATTCGATTTGTTACGAAAGATTCTGATAAGACTGGTTGATTGTCGTGCCACCAGTTTCGCCTTTTTGtgcttaaataataaaaataaaaaacaaaaataaattatttttttttaaagaagaagaTTAGTTTAGCCGCTTGACTCGATTTGAcccttgaaattatttattgCCAGTTTCTCTCTCCgtgaaaatttaaaaactagtttacaaaattctaattttcttttccacatTTTTTACTACTATT contains:
- the LOC125316405 gene encoding 1-aminocyclopropane-1-carboxylate oxidase homolog 1-like, with amino-acid sequence MTTIDLASDSGERSYDGASELKAFDDSKAGVKGLVDAGITEIPRIFIRPQETSEKSSESGSSSENLSVPIIDLGGIERDPAKRKEAMERMRRASETLGFFQVVNHGVPATVMEEMKEGVRRFYEQDNEAKKVFYTRDITRKVVYNSNFDLYTASVANWRDTFFSYMAPSPPSPEELPEVCRDIVIDYSKQVMSLGVLLFELLSESLGLRPDRLQEMNCTEGLVVICHYYPACPQPELTMGTSKHSDNDFLTVLLQDHIGDLQVLHDDRWVDVPPVPGALVVNVGDLLQLITNDRFKSVEHRVVANPAGPRISVACFFSTSFQPSSKLFGPIRELLSEDNPPSYRETTVRDYLVYFKEHGLDGTSPLRHFKL